One window from the genome of Rariglobus hedericola encodes:
- a CDS encoding acetylxylan esterase: MKSLRFLLVAALTGTFPLFAQDATPAPFTITAVPVHAQARVAAVQVRVTPDHADWTYATGETAKFTVTITADNEPLTGATVRYKVGPEMLPTDEKTSPLPAGGLVIDAGTMKEPGFLRCAVTVEVAGKTYRGLATAGFSPEKIQPTQTDPADFDSFWDSGKAELAKVPLEARQTLLPDACTDTVNVYHVSFRNIGGTPWNKLTARVYGILCVPKAPGKYPAVLGVPGAGVRPYTGMKDLAARGVITLQIGIHGIPVNLPQELYDQLGTGALNGYNSFNLDNRDTYYYRRVYLGCVRANDFLVSLPEYDGQNLAVTGGSQGGQLSIVTAALDSRVKALAAYYPAYCDVTGYLHGRAGGWPHMMRPNDKTGAPSGAATPEKIAVTGYYDAVNFARRLKVPVHFAWGYNDEVCPPTSLYAAYNTITSPKRLLLALETGHNTVPEENAASDTWLLSQLGVK; the protein is encoded by the coding sequence ATGAAATCGCTTCGTTTTCTCCTCGTCGCCGCCCTCACCGGCACTTTTCCGCTCTTCGCGCAGGACGCCACTCCCGCCCCGTTCACCATCACCGCCGTGCCCGTGCACGCCCAGGCCCGCGTCGCCGCCGTGCAGGTGCGCGTCACCCCCGACCACGCCGACTGGACCTACGCCACCGGTGAAACCGCCAAATTCACCGTCACCATAACCGCCGACAATGAACCGCTCACCGGTGCCACCGTGCGCTACAAGGTTGGTCCCGAGATGCTTCCCACCGACGAGAAAACCTCCCCGCTTCCCGCCGGCGGCCTCGTCATCGACGCAGGCACCATGAAAGAGCCCGGTTTCTTGCGTTGCGCCGTCACAGTCGAGGTCGCGGGCAAAACTTATCGCGGCCTCGCCACCGCCGGTTTCTCGCCCGAAAAAATCCAGCCCACGCAGACCGATCCCGCTGACTTCGATTCGTTCTGGGATTCCGGCAAAGCCGAGCTCGCCAAGGTTCCGCTTGAGGCGCGCCAGACGCTCCTGCCCGACGCCTGCACCGACACCGTCAACGTTTACCACGTCAGCTTCCGCAACATCGGCGGCACTCCTTGGAATAAACTCACCGCCCGCGTCTACGGCATTCTCTGCGTGCCCAAAGCCCCCGGCAAATACCCCGCCGTCCTCGGCGTCCCCGGCGCTGGCGTGCGTCCCTACACCGGCATGAAGGATCTCGCCGCCCGCGGCGTCATCACGCTCCAGATCGGCATCCACGGCATTCCTGTCAACCTGCCTCAGGAGCTCTACGACCAGCTCGGCACCGGCGCGCTCAACGGTTACAACAGCTTCAACCTCGATAACCGCGACACCTACTATTACCGCCGCGTTTATCTCGGCTGCGTCCGCGCCAACGATTTCCTTGTATCCCTTCCTGAATACGACGGACAAAACCTCGCCGTCACCGGCGGCAGTCAGGGCGGACAGCTCTCCATCGTCACCGCCGCCCTCGACTCGCGCGTGAAGGCGCTCGCCGCCTACTACCCCGCGTATTGCGACGTCACCGGCTACCTCCACGGCCGCGCCGGCGGCTGGCCGCACATGATGCGTCCCAACGACAAGACCGGCGCCCCCTCCGGCGCGGCTACCCCCGAGAAAATCGCCGTCACCGGTTACTACGACGCCGTCAACTTCGCCCGTCGCCTCAAGGTCCCGGTGCACTTCGCCTGGGGCTACAACGACGAGGTCTGCCCGCCCACCTCGCTCTACGCCGCCTACAACACCATCACGTCCCCCAAGCGCCTGCTCCTCGCCCTCGAAACCGGCCACAACACCGTCCCCGAGGAAAACGCCGCCAGCGACACCTGGCTGCTCTCCCAGCTCGGCGTGAAGTAA
- a CDS encoding VIT and vWA domain-containing protein, which yields MKRFALLLLFLPAVLFAQNDDSADSTRDKNLSPYFWVRNASPGADTLPLKSTHVEATLAGVIADVSVTQVYTNTGTTPIEAIYVFPGSTRAAVHGLTLTIGERRIEARVQERQQARRTYEAAKSAGKTTSLLEQQRPNVFQMNVANILPGDEVRVELRYTELLVPTDGVYEFVYPGVVGPRYSKTAAANASTDDTWVQNPYLPTQTNDPTAFTLTVNCLTGVPLREAACYTHRTSIVYADPSRARITLDPSETTGANRDFILRYRLTGEALQAGLLVSEGANENFFLAMIQPPARPVAATLPPRDYLFVVDVSGSMRGFPLQTTRTLLRQLFPGLRPQDTFNVLLFSGDSRTLSPRSLPATPANLEAALNLLSGQDGAGGTELLPALQAAFALPRQENLSRIITVITDGYVDVEAKAFDLVRSHADKGNVFAFGIGSSVNRHLIEGIARAGQGEPFIVTDPGEAETVAKAFHNYIAAPVLTAAKLEITGLDAYDIEPRSLPDVFAQRPVIVLGKWRGPRTGQLTLRGLTGAAPFAATLDLAKAQSISGGGLSHLWARHRISQLMDDISRESTPERIAEVTTLGLSYNLLTRYTSFVAVDEIVRRTGANLTTVNQPVPLPQGVAASAVGNSGGGNIPTSPEPGTFALMITAALIILIPVYRRHRSQRPQA from the coding sequence ATGAAACGCTTTGCCCTCCTCCTGCTCTTTCTCCCGGCCGTCTTATTCGCCCAAAACGACGACTCGGCCGATTCCACGCGCGACAAAAACCTCTCGCCTTACTTCTGGGTGCGCAACGCCTCGCCCGGCGCCGACACGCTTCCGCTCAAGTCAACGCACGTCGAGGCCACACTCGCCGGCGTCATCGCCGATGTGAGCGTGACGCAGGTTTACACCAACACCGGCACCACGCCCATCGAGGCGATCTATGTGTTTCCCGGCTCCACCCGCGCCGCCGTGCACGGGCTCACGCTCACCATCGGCGAGCGTCGCATCGAAGCCCGCGTGCAGGAACGCCAGCAAGCCCGCCGCACTTACGAGGCCGCCAAATCCGCCGGAAAAACCACGTCTCTCCTCGAACAACAACGTCCCAACGTTTTCCAAATGAACGTCGCCAATATCCTCCCCGGCGACGAGGTGCGCGTGGAGTTGCGCTACACCGAACTGCTCGTCCCGACCGACGGCGTCTACGAATTCGTTTATCCCGGCGTGGTCGGCCCTCGCTACTCGAAGACCGCCGCCGCGAACGCCTCGACCGACGACACGTGGGTGCAGAATCCTTATCTGCCGACGCAGACCAATGATCCCACCGCGTTCACGCTCACGGTCAACTGTCTCACCGGCGTTCCCCTGCGCGAAGCCGCCTGCTACACGCATCGCACGTCGATTGTGTATGCCGATCCCTCGCGCGCCCGCATCACGCTCGATCCGTCCGAGACCACCGGCGCCAATCGCGATTTCATTCTGCGCTACCGGCTCACCGGCGAAGCCCTGCAAGCCGGTCTCCTCGTGAGCGAGGGCGCGAACGAAAACTTCTTCCTCGCGATGATCCAGCCGCCCGCGCGTCCGGTCGCCGCCACGTTGCCACCGCGCGATTATCTTTTTGTCGTCGATGTCTCCGGCTCGATGCGCGGCTTCCCGCTTCAGACCACGCGCACGCTCCTCCGCCAGCTCTTCCCCGGACTCCGTCCGCAGGACACGTTCAACGTCCTGCTCTTCTCCGGCGACAGCCGCACGCTCAGCCCGCGCTCACTGCCCGCCACGCCCGCCAACCTCGAAGCCGCCCTCAATCTCCTCTCCGGCCAGGACGGCGCCGGCGGCACCGAATTGCTGCCCGCGTTGCAGGCGGCCTTTGCATTACCGCGCCAAGAAAACCTTTCGCGTATCATCACCGTGATCACCGATGGCTACGTGGACGTGGAGGCCAAAGCATTCGATCTCGTGCGCTCGCACGCCGATAAGGGCAACGTTTTCGCCTTCGGCATCGGCTCCAGCGTCAACCGTCACCTCATCGAGGGCATCGCGCGCGCCGGTCAGGGCGAGCCGTTCATCGTGACCGATCCCGGCGAGGCCGAGACCGTCGCCAAGGCCTTTCACAACTACATCGCCGCGCCCGTGCTCACCGCCGCCAAACTGGAGATCACCGGTCTCGACGCCTACGACATCGAGCCGCGCAGTCTCCCCGACGTGTTTGCCCAGCGCCCCGTGATCGTCTTAGGCAAATGGCGCGGTCCGCGCACCGGACAACTCACCTTGCGCGGTTTGACCGGTGCCGCTCCGTTCGCGGCCACGCTCGATCTCGCGAAGGCCCAAAGTATTTCCGGCGGCGGTCTGTCCCACCTGTGGGCGCGCCATCGGATCAGCCAGCTGATGGACGACATCTCCCGCGAATCGACGCCCGAACGTATCGCCGAAGTCACTACGCTCGGTCTCAGCTACAACTTGCTCACGCGCTACACGTCATTCGTCGCCGTGGACGAAATCGTGCGTCGCACCGGCGCAAATCTCACCACCGTCAACCAACCCGTGCCACTCCCCCAAGGCGTTGCCGCGAGCGCCGTCGGCAACAGCGGCGGTGGCAACATCCCGACTTCGCCCGAGCCCGGCACGTTCGCCCTGATGATCACCGCCGCACTGATCATTCTCATCCCGGTCTATCGTCGTCATCGCAGCCAACGCCCGCAGGCATGA
- a CDS encoding archaeosortase/exosortase family protein — protein sequence MIRFFQTRAWVALALLAAGWPVLNWYALRLNDGSDEPWGLAALAAAALFAPWRGWREPLSPRRLAWLCGFLALYVVAFPWMPPLIRALLLVTALGLAASDRGFPAAWWGLLVLSLPVVATLQFYLGYPLRLLTTQLCVPLIALGGHTARAVGTTLHWAGERVVIDAPCSGIRMLWTGLFFAACLACWHRLDARRTFTLMRIAGLALFLANVVRATLLFFIETGLWSAPSGSHEGAGLLCFCLAAGVVLWIGERLAHRPHVHAIA from the coding sequence ATGATCCGTTTTTTCCAGACCCGCGCCTGGGTCGCACTCGCCCTGCTCGCCGCCGGCTGGCCCGTGTTGAACTGGTATGCGCTGCGCCTCAACGACGGCTCCGACGAACCGTGGGGACTCGCCGCGCTCGCCGCCGCAGCGTTGTTCGCCCCGTGGCGTGGATGGCGTGAGCCGCTGTCGCCGCGACGGCTCGCGTGGCTCTGCGGATTTCTCGCTCTCTACGTCGTGGCGTTCCCGTGGATGCCGCCGCTGATCCGTGCGTTGCTGCTGGTCACGGCACTCGGACTTGCCGCATCGGATCGCGGTTTTCCCGCCGCGTGGTGGGGACTGTTGGTGTTGTCACTGCCCGTGGTCGCGACGCTGCAATTCTACCTCGGCTATCCGTTGAGATTGCTTACGACCCAGCTCTGCGTGCCGTTGATCGCCCTCGGCGGACACACCGCGCGCGCCGTCGGCACCACGCTCCACTGGGCTGGCGAACGCGTCGTCATCGATGCACCGTGCAGCGGCATCCGCATGCTGTGGACCGGTCTTTTCTTCGCCGCGTGCCTCGCCTGCTGGCACCGGCTCGATGCGAGGCGCACGTTCACGCTCATGCGCATCGCCGGCCTCGCGCTGTTTCTCGCCAACGTGGTGCGCGCCACGCTGCTGTTTTTTATCGAGACCGGTTTATGGTCCGCTCCCTCCGGCAGTCATGAGGGCGCCGGCCTGCTCTGCTTCTGCCTCGCCGCCGGCGTGGTGCTCTGGATCGGAGAACGTCTCGCCCATCGCCCGCACGTGCACGCCATCGCATGA
- a CDS encoding FAD-dependent monooxygenase, which yields MLQNGKSPSAILIAGAGIGGLATALALQQRGIPAIVCERAPELREVGAGLLLSPNAVRVLQLFGIFEDAVSRSRVINEWQILNPHGRPLHRLRPTNRDQLPALSLHRGDLQNLLRSHLCASSTKLGVEVSDFSETPESVQLTSTGGEQLEGPALVAADGLRSRVHHITEGGDHLRDCGYSGWRSVVPFIPKGYEGDSLSESWGEGKRFGISPLGDGRCYWYATANHPAGLAASPSSRKQELHKLFGHWHAPIPELIAATENDQILLNPIFDRPARMKATGASRVTLLGDAAHPMTPNLGQGACAALEDAWILAREIAAAPNVIDGLRRYETLRSARVKWISRASHALGTVIQLENPYATSVRDFILRLTPGFLSTTTMRPLFSFRG from the coding sequence ATGCTTCAAAACGGTAAATCTCCCAGCGCTATTCTGATAGCGGGAGCCGGCATCGGAGGTCTCGCCACCGCGCTTGCGCTGCAACAGCGCGGCATTCCCGCAATCGTGTGTGAACGCGCACCCGAGCTTCGTGAAGTGGGCGCTGGATTACTACTTTCGCCCAACGCCGTTCGAGTTCTTCAACTATTCGGGATTTTCGAGGATGCAGTCTCACGCAGTCGCGTGATCAACGAGTGGCAGATTCTGAATCCGCACGGTCGCCCGCTTCATCGACTTCGTCCGACCAACCGCGACCAACTGCCAGCCCTCAGTCTGCACCGTGGAGATTTGCAAAACCTCCTGCGAAGCCATCTCTGCGCATCTTCAACGAAGCTCGGCGTCGAAGTGAGTGATTTTTCCGAAACGCCGGAGAGCGTTCAACTCACCTCGACCGGAGGTGAACAGCTTGAAGGCCCCGCGCTCGTTGCCGCCGATGGCCTCCGGTCGCGTGTGCATCACATCACCGAAGGAGGCGACCACTTGCGCGATTGCGGCTACTCCGGCTGGCGCAGCGTGGTCCCTTTTATTCCCAAAGGATATGAAGGCGATTCGCTCAGCGAATCCTGGGGCGAAGGAAAACGGTTTGGCATTTCCCCGTTGGGTGACGGCCGCTGTTATTGGTATGCGACCGCCAATCACCCGGCCGGCCTCGCTGCTTCCCCGTCCTCTCGCAAACAGGAATTGCACAAATTATTCGGCCACTGGCACGCCCCGATTCCGGAGTTGATCGCCGCCACCGAGAACGACCAGATATTGCTCAACCCGATTTTTGACCGCCCCGCCCGCATGAAAGCAACCGGCGCGTCCCGCGTGACTTTGCTCGGAGACGCCGCGCATCCCATGACGCCCAATCTCGGCCAGGGTGCCTGCGCCGCGTTGGAGGATGCCTGGATTCTGGCTCGTGAAATCGCCGCGGCACCCAACGTCATCGACGGCCTGCGTCGTTATGAGACGCTTCGCAGCGCACGCGTTAAATGGATTTCTCGCGCATCACACGCTCTTGGCACCGTCATCCAACTGGAGAACCCCTACGCCACGTCCGTGCGCGACTTCATCCTGCGACTCACCCCGGGATTTCTTAGCACGACTACAATGCGTCCGCTTTTTTCGTTTCGAGGCTGA
- the creC gene encoding two-component system sensor histidine kinase CreC — MTIRTRILLVYLLLIGGSYLYLVSWILEGIRPRYLESMEESLVDTAALLASVVETSSTGTTPDAAQLRTAVDGAHRRQLDALIYGMRKTSIDLRVYVTDAQGIVLYDSDAGHDEGVDYSQWRDVARTLAGSYGARATRDDPDDESSLGIYVAAPIRSGDAIIGVLAVGKPTRNINELVAVARTRVLLAGLIGGVLVISAGIAFSVWLTTPLEKLTAYARAVRDGRPATLPRLAGREVGDLRRAFEEMRAALEGKDYVERYTQTLAHEIKAPLSAIRGAAELLAEDADMPPDQRAKFLANLRSESARIQQIVDKLLQLAALEARKHLSDVEPVDLNSLVREVASFGEPTRTARGLTLILPSADTEKLIVKGEKFLLTQALSNLLQNAAEFTPAGGTLTLSLTRSARHAVITLDDTGTGIADYALPQVFDRFYSLPRPAGGAKSTGLGLSFVREIAHLHGGEITVANRPDARGCRAVLTLPV; from the coding sequence GTGACGATCCGCACCCGCATCCTGCTTGTTTACCTGCTGTTGATCGGCGGCAGCTATCTCTACCTGGTCTCGTGGATTCTCGAAGGCATTCGTCCGCGTTACCTCGAATCCATGGAGGAGTCGCTGGTCGACACCGCCGCCTTGCTCGCCTCGGTCGTCGAAACGAGCTCCACCGGCACCACGCCCGATGCCGCGCAACTGCGCACCGCGGTCGATGGCGCCCATCGCCGCCAGCTCGACGCACTCATCTACGGCATGCGCAAAACCTCCATCGACCTGCGCGTTTACGTGACCGATGCACAGGGCATTGTGCTCTACGATTCCGACGCGGGTCACGACGAAGGCGTGGATTATTCCCAGTGGCGCGATGTGGCGCGCACCCTCGCCGGCTCTTACGGGGCGCGCGCCACCCGCGACGATCCCGACGACGAATCCTCCCTCGGCATTTACGTCGCGGCGCCGATCCGCTCCGGTGACGCCATCATCGGCGTGCTCGCGGTCGGCAAACCCACGCGCAACATCAACGAGCTCGTCGCCGTCGCTCGCACCCGCGTGTTGCTGGCCGGTTTGATCGGCGGCGTGTTGGTGATCAGCGCCGGCATCGCGTTCTCCGTGTGGCTGACGACGCCACTAGAAAAACTCACCGCCTACGCCCGCGCCGTGCGTGACGGACGCCCCGCCACCCTGCCCCGCCTCGCCGGCCGCGAGGTCGGCGACCTGCGCCGCGCCTTCGAAGAAATGCGCGCCGCCCTCGAGGGCAAAGACTACGTCGAGCGTTACACCCAAACCCTCGCCCACGAGATCAAAGCCCCGCTCTCGGCCATTCGCGGCGCCGCCGAACTGCTCGCCGAGGACGCCGACATGCCGCCGGACCAACGCGCCAAATTCCTCGCCAACTTGCGCTCCGAGTCCGCCCGCATCCAGCAGATCGTGGACAAACTTCTCCAACTCGCCGCCCTCGAAGCGCGCAAGCATCTCTCGGACGTGGAGCCCGTTGATCTGAATTCGCTGGTGCGCGAAGTCGCTTCCTTCGGCGAACCCACCCGCACCGCTCGCGGACTCACCTTGATCCTACCCTCCGCCGATACCGAAAAGCTCATCGTTAAAGGCGAAAAATTCCTGCTCACCCAGGCACTTTCCAACCTCCTTCAAAACGCCGCCGAGTTCACGCCCGCCGGCGGAACGCTGACATTGTCGCTCACCCGATCCGCCCGACACGCCGTGATCACGCTCGACGACACCGGCACCGGTATTGCCGACTACGCACTACCCCAGGTATTCGACCGGTTTTATTCGCTGCCGCGTCCCGCCGGCGGAGCCAAGAGCACCGGCCTCGGCCTGAGTTTTGTGCGCGAGATCGCACACCTGCACGGCGGCGAGATCACCGTCGCCAACCGCCCCGACGCACGCGGCTGCCGCGCCGTGCTCACGTTGCCGGTGTAG
- a CDS encoding acetolactate synthase, with the protein MASTNISIGTDPVKQFSVFAENRVGRLYDLTSLLKDNNVHIMALTVLDTTDSSILRLIVDDPDKARELMINNDFPYTEVDVLAVEISDEADLKEVLKALLEAEINIHYIYSFIKRPDGKSALAMNIEDADVAAQSLNTHGFKVLTQRDISR; encoded by the coding sequence ATGGCGTCCACGAATATTTCCATCGGCACCGATCCTGTTAAACAATTCTCCGTGTTTGCGGAGAACCGCGTCGGCCGTCTCTACGACCTCACATCGCTCCTGAAGGACAACAACGTCCACATCATGGCGCTCACCGTGCTCGACACGACCGACAGCTCGATCCTCCGCCTCATTGTCGATGATCCGGACAAGGCCCGCGAGCTGATGATCAACAATGATTTTCCTTACACCGAGGTCGACGTCCTCGCAGTCGAAATCAGCGACGAAGCCGATCTGAAGGAAGTGCTCAAGGCGCTCCTCGAGGCCGAGATCAACATTCACTACATCTACAGCTTCATCAAACGCCCCGACGGCAAGTCCGCCCTCGCGATGAACATCGAGGACGCCGACGTCGCCGCGCAGTCGCTCAACACGCACGGCTTCAAAGTCCTCACTCAGCGCGATATTTCGCGCTGA
- a CDS encoding fatty acid desaturase family protein, translating to MESSIDTKVVLPRIEDLGRDLLHVTDGQRILSVARPLVCFAAYVLFATQGWWMPAVLSVAGLMFITYVSTSHDLVHRTLGLPRWLNELLLAVIEGLVLRSGHAFRLAHLQHHRRFPEHDDIEGRAAHMTWWRALLDGVTLQPRLFVWAWGRARLDERRWMLVEAAFIVGAVGMSLLLWTHTPVFLVYVGLVFTSSWLYPLATVWLPHRAEGENVLQQTHAVRGRWIPEIFLQHTYHLEHHLYPSVSSHQWPVLARRLDAYLLDHGVKPLRVP from the coding sequence ATGGAATCGTCCATCGATACCAAGGTGGTGTTACCACGAATTGAGGATCTTGGGCGCGACCTGCTCCACGTCACGGACGGTCAGCGGATATTGTCCGTGGCAAGACCTCTGGTTTGTTTTGCAGCGTATGTTTTATTCGCGACTCAAGGCTGGTGGATGCCGGCGGTGTTGTCCGTAGCGGGGCTGATGTTTATCACCTACGTTTCGACCTCGCATGATCTGGTGCATCGCACCTTGGGATTACCGCGCTGGCTCAATGAGCTTTTACTGGCGGTTATCGAAGGGTTGGTGTTGCGCAGCGGTCATGCGTTTCGGCTTGCGCATTTGCAGCATCACCGGAGGTTTCCCGAGCACGATGATATCGAGGGCCGCGCTGCGCATATGACTTGGTGGCGCGCGCTATTGGACGGCGTGACCTTGCAGCCGCGTTTGTTTGTTTGGGCCTGGGGGAGGGCACGTTTGGACGAGCGCCGGTGGATGCTGGTTGAGGCTGCATTCATCGTAGGCGCGGTGGGCATGAGTCTGCTGCTGTGGACTCATACGCCGGTGTTTCTGGTTTATGTGGGCTTGGTTTTCACGAGCAGCTGGCTGTATCCACTGGCCACGGTCTGGCTGCCGCATCGGGCCGAGGGTGAGAATGTGCTTCAGCAAACCCATGCCGTGCGCGGCCGGTGGATTCCGGAAATTTTCCTCCAGCATACGTATCATTTGGAGCATCATCTTTATCCTTCGGTTTCGTCGCATCAGTGGCCGGTGCTCGCCAGGCGACTGGATGCCTATCTTTTGGATCACGGGGTGAAACCGCTGCGTGTGCCATGA